A genomic region of Tissierella sp. contains the following coding sequences:
- a CDS encoding ATP-binding cassette domain-containing protein, producing the protein MSFLEIKDLKVHFPIRGGFFNTIKEYTYAVDGINLSIEEGKTYGLIGESGSGKTTIGKTIVGLEKPTAGVILYNGQRVHTKRLRKKLGYMKEVQMIFQDVLSSLDPKKRIRDIIAEPIRNHEKLSKEEEIEKVLKLLNIVGMPADALYRYPHEFSGGQRQRMGVARAVSLNPKLIVADEPVSALDLSVQAQVLNFLKEIQKDFNLSYLFISHDLGVVKHMCDYIYIMHRGRFVETGTRDDIYNNPQHIYTKRLIAAIPEIDAANREENRIHRIKVEQEYSENENLFYDKDGKVFDLVQISQTHYVAIKSKEDL; encoded by the coding sequence ATGAGTTTTCTAGAAATTAAGGATTTAAAGGTCCATTTTCCTATTCGTGGTGGCTTTTTTAATACTATAAAAGAATATACTTATGCAGTTGATGGAATCAATCTTTCAATAGAAGAAGGAAAGACCTATGGACTTATTGGTGAATCAGGATCAGGGAAAACCACAATTGGAAAAACCATCGTTGGATTGGAGAAGCCAACAGCTGGAGTAATTTTATATAATGGACAACGAGTTCATACAAAAAGGCTTAGGAAAAAACTTGGATATATGAAAGAAGTCCAAATGATATTTCAAGATGTTTTATCTAGTTTAGACCCTAAAAAAAGAATTCGAGATATTATTGCTGAACCAATTCGAAACCATGAAAAATTATCCAAAGAGGAAGAAATAGAAAAGGTTTTAAAATTGTTGAATATAGTTGGGATGCCTGCAGATGCCTTATACAGATATCCTCATGAATTCTCTGGAGGCCAAAGACAAAGAATGGGTGTAGCAAGGGCTGTATCCTTAAATCCAAAACTAATTGTTGCAGATGAGCCTGTTTCTGCTCTTGATTTATCAGTTCAAGCACAGGTGTTAAATTTTTTGAAGGAGATACAAAAAGATTTTAATCTAAGTTATCTTTTTATCTCTCACGACTTAGGAGTAGTGAAGCATATGTGTGATTACATATATATTATGCATAGAGGAAGATTTGTGGAAACAGGGACAAGGGATGACATATATAATAATCCTCAGCATATTTATACTAAAAGATTAATTGCTGCTATTCCAGAAATTGATGCTGCTAATAGAGAAGAAAATCGTATCCATAGAATTAAAGTTGAGCAGGAATATAGTGAGAACGAAAACCTATTCTATGACAAAGATGGTAAGGTATTCGATTTAGTTCAGATATCTCAAACCCATTATGTTGCAATAAAAAGCAAGGAGGATTTATAA